A DNA window from Centroberyx gerrardi isolate f3 chromosome 3, fCenGer3.hap1.cur.20231027, whole genome shotgun sequence contains the following coding sequences:
- the tecrb gene encoding trans-2,3-enoyl-CoA reductase b isoform X1, which translates to MDALALEATSPKKPANGAAAAAPAAASAPSKRKPAKKAKKAVVFFEVEILDAKTKDKLCFLDKVEPNATIGEIKSMFHKSHPQWYPARQSIRLDPKGKSLKDEDVLQHLPVGTTATFYFRDLGAQISWVTVFLTEYAGPLLIYLMFYFRVPFIYAPKYDFTTSKHWVVHLACMCHSFHYVKRLLETLFVHRFSHGTMPLRNIFKNCTYYWGFAAWMAYYINHPLYTPPIYGEQQIRLALIIFLFCQIGNFSIHIALRNLRPPGSKTRKIPYPTKNPFTWIFLLVSCPNYTYELGSWLGFTLMTQCLPVAFFTLVGFIQMTVWAKGKHRSYLKEFRDYPPLRSPILPFIL; encoded by the exons aTGGATGCCCTAGCTCTAGAGGCCACCAGCCCGAAGAAGCCGGCTAATGGGGCAGCGGCCGCTGCACCGGCGGCGGCCTCCGCCCCATCCAAACGTAAGCCTGCTAAGAAAGCTAAAAaagctgttgttttctttgagGTGGAGATACTGGATGCCAAGACAAAGGACAAGCTCTGCTTCCTGGACAAG GTTGAGCCAAATGCCACTATCGGGGAGATCAAGTCGATGTTCCACAAGAGCC ATCCTCAGTGGTACCCAGCCAGACAGTCCATTCGCCTCGACCCCA aggGGAAGTCTCTGAAGGATGAGGATGTTCTCCAGCATCTCCCTGTGGGAACCACCGCAACCTTCTACTTCAGAGACCTCGGAGCCCAGATCAGCTGGGTCACA GTCTTCCTGACAGAGTATGCCGGTCCTCTGCTCATCTATCTGATGTTTTACTTCCGGGTTCCCTTCATCTACGCACCCAAATATGACTTCACCACCAGTAAACACTGGGTCGTACA TCTGGCTTGTATGTGTCACTCCTTCCACTACGTAAAGAGGCTGCTGGAGACGCTCTTTGTCCATCGCTTCTCTCATGGAACCATGCCATTACGCAACATCTTTAAG aaCTGTACCTACTACTGGGGCTTTGCTGCATGGATGGCCTACTATATCAATCACCCACTGTATACACCACCCA TCTATGGGGAGCAACAAATAAGACTGGCCCTCATCATATTCCTG TTCTGTCAGATCGGCAACTTCTCCATCCACATTGCTCTCAGGAACCTTCGTCCACCAG gCTCTAAGACCAGGAAGATTCCCTACCCAACTAAGAACCCCTTCACCTGGATCTTCCTACTGGTCTCTTGCCCCAACTACACCTACGAA ctggGCTCCTGGCTCGGCTTCACACTGATGACCCAGTGCCTGCCGGTGGCCTTCTTCACCCTGGTGGGTTTCATCCAGATGACGGTGTGGGCCAAGGGGAAGCACCGCAGCTACCTGAAGGAGTTCCGCGACTACCCCCCCCTCCGCTCACCTATCCTGCCCTTCATTTTGTAG
- the tecrb gene encoding trans-2,3-enoyl-CoA reductase b isoform X2, producing MKHYEVEILDAKTKDKLCFLDKVEPNATIGEIKSMFHKSHPQWYPARQSIRLDPKGKSLKDEDVLQHLPVGTTATFYFRDLGAQISWVTVFLTEYAGPLLIYLMFYFRVPFIYAPKYDFTTSKHWVVHLACMCHSFHYVKRLLETLFVHRFSHGTMPLRNIFKNCTYYWGFAAWMAYYINHPLYTPPIYGEQQIRLALIIFLFCQIGNFSIHIALRNLRPPGSKTRKIPYPTKNPFTWIFLLVSCPNYTYELGSWLGFTLMTQCLPVAFFTLVGFIQMTVWAKGKHRSYLKEFRDYPPLRSPILPFIL from the exons GTGGAGATACTGGATGCCAAGACAAAGGACAAGCTCTGCTTCCTGGACAAG GTTGAGCCAAATGCCACTATCGGGGAGATCAAGTCGATGTTCCACAAGAGCC ATCCTCAGTGGTACCCAGCCAGACAGTCCATTCGCCTCGACCCCA aggGGAAGTCTCTGAAGGATGAGGATGTTCTCCAGCATCTCCCTGTGGGAACCACCGCAACCTTCTACTTCAGAGACCTCGGAGCCCAGATCAGCTGGGTCACA GTCTTCCTGACAGAGTATGCCGGTCCTCTGCTCATCTATCTGATGTTTTACTTCCGGGTTCCCTTCATCTACGCACCCAAATATGACTTCACCACCAGTAAACACTGGGTCGTACA TCTGGCTTGTATGTGTCACTCCTTCCACTACGTAAAGAGGCTGCTGGAGACGCTCTTTGTCCATCGCTTCTCTCATGGAACCATGCCATTACGCAACATCTTTAAG aaCTGTACCTACTACTGGGGCTTTGCTGCATGGATGGCCTACTATATCAATCACCCACTGTATACACCACCCA TCTATGGGGAGCAACAAATAAGACTGGCCCTCATCATATTCCTG TTCTGTCAGATCGGCAACTTCTCCATCCACATTGCTCTCAGGAACCTTCGTCCACCAG gCTCTAAGACCAGGAAGATTCCCTACCCAACTAAGAACCCCTTCACCTGGATCTTCCTACTGGTCTCTTGCCCCAACTACACCTACGAA ctggGCTCCTGGCTCGGCTTCACACTGATGACCCAGTGCCTGCCGGTGGCCTTCTTCACCCTGGTGGGTTTCATCCAGATGACGGTGTGGGCCAAGGGGAAGCACCGCAGCTACCTGAAGGAGTTCCGCGACTACCCCCCCCTCCGCTCACCTATCCTGCCCTTCATTTTGTAG